One Thermoanaerobacter pseudethanolicus ATCC 33223 DNA window includes the following coding sequences:
- a CDS encoding LacI family DNA-binding transcriptional regulator encodes MAVTIKDIAKLANVSITTVSRVINNKTEGVSEETRNRILQLVKELGYQPNAIARGLVTKKTKTVGLIIPDISNPFFPDIARGVEDSAHIYGYNVFLCNTDDNLEKESEYINALKEKYVDGIIFTSSSIPKHEHITDLIKSGIPVVIMDRRIDSEDIYGVFLDNYEGGYIATKYLIDLGHKRIGCITGPLYISNAIERLEGYKRALVDNEIEVDNRLIFEGDYKINSGIIGAEKLLEHEVTAIFASNDLMAYGAYKAIRSYGYKIPDDISVVGFDDIQLSQILEPQLTTIRQPAYDMGLAAARMLIKLVEGKKLKKKIINFRPQLIIRQSTKNIG; translated from the coding sequence ATGGCTGTAACAATAAAAGATATTGCAAAACTAGCGAATGTATCAATTACAACAGTATCGAGAGTTATAAACAATAAAACTGAAGGGGTCAGTGAAGAAACTAGAAATAGGATTCTTCAATTAGTAAAAGAATTAGGGTATCAACCTAATGCAATAGCACGAGGATTAGTTACTAAAAAAACTAAAACTGTCGGTCTTATAATTCCTGATATTTCCAACCCATTCTTTCCTGATATTGCCCGTGGTGTAGAGGATAGTGCTCACATTTACGGTTACAACGTCTTCTTGTGCAATACAGATGACAATTTGGAGAAAGAAAGCGAGTATATAAATGCACTAAAAGAAAAATATGTCGATGGTATAATATTTACCAGCAGTTCTATTCCTAAACATGAACATATTACAGACCTTATAAAAAGTGGTATTCCAGTTGTCATAATGGATAGGCGCATTGATTCTGAAGATATTTATGGTGTGTTTCTTGATAACTACGAAGGTGGTTACATTGCAACAAAGTACCTTATAGATTTAGGGCATAAAAGGATTGGTTGTATAACAGGACCACTGTATATTAGTAATGCTATTGAAAGATTGGAGGGGTATAAAAGAGCTTTGGTAGATAATGAAATAGAAGTCGATAATAGGCTCATATTTGAAGGAGATTATAAGATAAATAGCGGCATAATTGGGGCGGAAAAATTGTTAGAGCATGAAGTAACAGCTATTTTTGCCTCTAATGATTTAATGGCATATGGAGCGTATAAAGCCATACGCTCATATGGTTATAAGATTCCTGACGATATCTCAGTTGTAGGATTTGATGATATACAGCTTTCACAAATACTAGAACCACAGCTTACAACTATAAGGCAACCTGCATATGATATGGGACTGGCTGCTGCTCGAATGCTAATAAAACTTGTAGAAGGGAAAAAGTTAAAGAAAAAAATTATTAATTTTAGACCACAGTTGATAATACGCCAAAGCACAAAAAATATTGGCTAA
- a CDS encoding IS30 family transposase yields the protein MVHNNDTTKKRSFKHLSSYERGEIYALLKEGRSIRYIAKKLNRSPSTISREIKRGTTTQLRSDLSSYTSYFPETGQAIYEKNRSNCGAKFKVAKAEDFLKYAENKILNEKWSPDAVVGYCKKDPSWNNKTIVCTKTLYNYIDRGLLKVKNIDLPLKLRLKPRKKQNRKNKRIMGKSIDFRPKEVESREVFGHWEIDTLIGKKSNDKVLLTLIERKTRHEIIFLLDAKDNKSVKDALSKLKDMFGDNLSKVFKTITSDNGTEFSDLESALLEYGVEVYYTHPYSSWERATNERHNGLIRRFIPKGKSIKDLSIDTIKRVENWLNNLPRKLLNYKTPKEYFYEELAKIC from the coding sequence ATGGTTCATAATAATGATACCACAAAAAAGCGTTCTTTTAAACACTTAAGTAGCTATGAACGAGGAGAAATCTATGCATTACTCAAAGAAGGAAGAAGTATTCGGTATATTGCTAAAAAACTTAATCGATCTCCAAGCACTATAAGCCGTGAAATTAAACGTGGAACTACTACACAACTTAGAAGTGATTTATCTTCTTATACAAGCTATTTTCCTGAAACCGGTCAAGCTATCTACGAAAAAAATCGCTCAAATTGCGGAGCTAAATTTAAAGTAGCTAAAGCAGAAGATTTTTTGAAATATGCTGAAAATAAAATATTAAATGAAAAATGGTCACCAGATGCAGTTGTAGGCTATTGTAAAAAAGACCCAAGCTGGAATAATAAAACTATTGTTTGTACTAAAACACTGTACAACTATATAGATAGAGGATTATTAAAAGTTAAAAACATTGATTTACCTTTAAAACTACGTTTAAAACCAAGAAAGAAACAAAATCGTAAAAATAAACGTATTATGGGTAAAAGTATTGATTTTAGGCCTAAAGAAGTTGAAAGCCGTGAAGTTTTTGGGCATTGGGAAATAGATACGTTAATTGGCAAGAAATCTAATGACAAGGTCCTTTTAACATTAATAGAGCGTAAGACTCGCCATGAAATAATATTCTTATTAGATGCAAAAGACAATAAATCTGTTAAAGATGCATTATCAAAATTAAAAGATATGTTTGGTGACAATTTAAGCAAGGTCTTTAAAACAATAACATCTGATAATGGTACAGAGTTTAGTGATTTAGAAAGTGCTCTTTTAGAATATGGCGTAGAAGTATATTATACACATCCATATTCATCTTGGGAAAGAGCTACAAATGAACGACATAACGGTCTTATACGACGTTTCATCCCTAAAGGTAAAAGTATTAAAGATTTATCTATAGATACGATAAAGAGAGTAGAAAACTGGCTTAATAACCTTCCACGAAAATTGTTAAATTACAAAACGCCTAAGGAATACTTTTATGAAGAGCTGGCAAAAATCTGTTAA